In Candidatus Methylomirabilota bacterium, the genomic stretch GAATTGGCGGAGGTCCTGGCGCAGCATCCGGATCAGGAGATCATGCTCGATCTGGAGAATCGGCTGGTGCGCTTTGGCGACCGGACGATTCCCGCCATGATCCCTGACGGAACCCGCAATCAGCTCCTGACGGGAACCTGGAACGCGATGGGCGTCCTGCTGGAGGCGAGAGAGGATATCGATCGGGTGGCCGGGTCTCTTCCATACGTCACCGGCTACTGAAAGTGGCTAGATGAAGCTCACTGCTAACGGCATCGAGATCCACTACACGGTCGAGGGAGATGGGCCGGTGATAACGATGAGCCACGCCCTCGGGTGCAACCTCTCTCTCTGGGACGAGCAGGCTAAGGCACTCAGCGGGCGCTATCGGGTACTCAGGTACGATACGCGAGGGCATGGTCAGACCAGCGTTCCTCCCGGCCCTTACAGCCTCGAACAGATGGCTGACGACCTGCACGGACTGCTTACCGGACTTAGCGTCACAGCGACGCACTTCGTGGGAATTTCCATGGGTGGAATGATCGGCCAGATCTTTGCGCTGAAGTACCCGTCGATGGTCCGAAGCCTGGTCCTCTGCTCCACCACCAGTCGCTACCCGTCCGCCGTCCGGTCAACCTGGGTGGAGCGAATCCGCACCGTGGAAACGAAGGGGATGAAACCGATGGTGGAGCCGGCGATTGAGCGGTGGTTCACGGCGGCGTTTCTGGAGCGTCGTCAGGGTGTGATAGACGGTGTACGCGCCATGATCAGAGGTACGCCTCCACAGGGGTATATCGGCTGCTGCTACGCAATCCCGACGATCGACGTGACCGATCGTCTCGGTAACGTTCGCTGCCCGGCCCTCGTCATTGCGGGTGAGAACGATCCCGGGACTCCGGTTACCATGGCGCAGGAGATTCGCGCCGCCCTCCCCTCCTCCGAAATCGCCATTCTGCGTGCCGCTTCGCATCTCTGCAACCTGGAGCAACCGGAAGCGTTCAATCATGTTTTGCTCGGATTCCTCGACAAGGTAACTGGGTAACGCGGACCCACCAAGAACAGAAGGAGGCCCAGCCTTGGGGCCTCCTTCGTCTTGAAAACTACCGTAGCTTCTGAGTCCTACTCGATCATTTGTAGAACCCGACTCTGAACATTTGAGGCTAACGTCATCATCTCATTGCGGAGATCCTTACGCTCATCGAGGGCCAGAATTTTATCAAAGTTGCCGAAGTCGCCAACTTCAATCGTAACGATTCGCTCCAACTTATTAGCTAAATGGTCCCCGTAGACGTGGAACCTCGAGACCCCCGGGTTCGCGAGCCAGAACTTCTTCATCTTGCCAGTTAAGAAGGCATCCAACGCCGCCTCTTGCTCTGGCTTAACTTCACACATGATGTGGTAGACCATGTTGCCCCTCCTTTCACGCTGGGTTTAAACTGCGGCACGCTCTCATCACGTCTACGCTCTTAGTAGCCTCTGAAAAGGCTCGGCGGAAATAGCACGCCCTTCGGGTCGTTACCATTACACGAAGGACCGCTTACTGTCAATCAAATTACGGTTGATCCGTCCTCTCGCTCTGTTCAAGGGCCACCTCAGTGGGCAGACAGGTTGGACAGCAATACTACCGCTAATATATCCCCTTCATCTCAAAACGGCTAGTAGCATCATGTGAATTTGTCGCCCTCACCCTTCACTCTTCTTAACAACCGAAAAAGCTCTACTCATCACTATTCTAGATCTTTAGATTCCATACAGTACGATATATCCCTTCATAGATTATATGAGGTCTGCACACCCCATTATCTGGAGGGTCCGTTTCCGTTGCTGTTGACAGGGTACCTTTTTTCAAGGGTCAAGAGATACTCCCGTATGCTCCCAAGCTTTGCGAGATAGGTATAGGTCTCTTCTTTGAGTCTGGAGGCAAAGTAGCGACGCGTGTTCCGAATCATCGTTCCTTTCTTAACCCAGTCCTTCCCGCGCTTCGCAATCACCCTATTCAATCTATTGGGACCTCCGTTATAGGAAGCGGCCCAGCAGTCTTCGAGCATTTCAGTAGAGATGGAACAGATTTTTTTGACCGTTGGAGTCCACCAGAATGACATGTCGGAGTCAAAAAGGGTGATTGAAGCCTTAACGGCATTTACATGATCTTGCATACCATGCACAAATACCGGATCAAGCTTGGCTTCAGGAGATTCGTTAAGAATCCGCGCGTAGGTGGGGCAGATAAACTGGCTGATGCCCACTGCCCCGGCGGGCGAGACACTCATCCTGAACGCTGAATCCTGGTTAACGGCGACCTCTACCCAGTACTTTTCGATGAGCCGTGATAGCGTCCCGTTTTTCTCATTGTTTTTGAATTCCTCCGGATCCATATGCTCATCAACAAGAAGCGCGTGAATAAAGTCAATTGAGGCGAGTTCACTCAGGTTCTCTTCAGTAAACGTCTTGGATGTCACGTTAAGGTCGTCCAGATCTTGAAGCGCTTGTAAGATGGCCCGCTCCAGATACCTGCGCCCCTCTTCTGCGATTTCGGGCGTATGGAGTTCCGAGGAGTAAGGGACATAGGAACCGATAAGTAGCTCTGCCGGGCCTTGGCGGCATGTCCGTTTGCCGGTTTTGGAGTCAACCACCACGGTGCGCGCTGTACGAGACGTCCACATCGTAAGGTTGATGATGACAAAATCTTCACCATTGCAGGTGAGCAGCAGATCCCTGTTAAAGCCCCAGCGGCTGCCGCCACGCCACATTAACCTACAGTTGTTCTCTTCAGCAATGACTTGAGGAGGCTTCACGTAAGGGTGGTTCTTACGTTCAAGCAGAACGGTTTCTTTGAAGATAAAATCTTTCAGCTCTCCGGTTTTGCTATTCAGCCCCACTAGCGCCACGTCCCGCATCAGCGCCGGATGCTTTACGTAACGAGCAGCACGTCTTCGTCCTCGCCGTTTCGATGGCCTGGCAACGGGAATAGCTTCTTGAACCGTAGTAATCTGATGAGTTAACTCAAGCCCCTCCAGTCGATTCTGAGCCTCTTTAATCTTTTCAAGGAGCGGGGGCTGAGCCAACGCCTGATAACTGCTTGCGAGCAATATGAACAGGATCACGACTACAGACGTAAGAAATGCTGCGATATGGGTCCTAAAACCCCCCTCACCCGAACCCTCTCCCCAGCGGGGAGAGGGGAGCAAAAAATTGTAAGAACTAGAAGTCATCTCGGTCGCCCGGAACTGTGTCTTCTTTCGTCATGTGTTCGGTGGCATGCGGAGTGCCCGCCTCCTCTTTCGGTATCACCAGAGGAGCAGGCGAAAGCGGCAGGGAGAACAGAAACGGTTTCTTCGGGTCCGTCGCCTCAGGAA encodes the following:
- the pcaD gene encoding 3-oxoadipate enol-lactonase, giving the protein MKLTANGIEIHYTVEGDGPVITMSHALGCNLSLWDEQAKALSGRYRVLRYDTRGHGQTSVPPGPYSLEQMADDLHGLLTGLSVTATHFVGISMGGMIGQIFALKYPSMVRSLVLCSTTSRYPSAVRSTWVERIRTVETKGMKPMVEPAIERWFTAAFLERRQGVIDGVRAMIRGTPPQGYIGCCYAIPTIDVTDRLGNVRCPALVIAGENDPGTPVTMAQEIRAALPSSEIAILRAASHLCNLEQPEAFNHVLLGFLDKVTG